GATGTTCCGGCCGACCTTCCCGGTCCTCGACCATTTCCGCGATATCGTGGTGTCCGGCGTGGAAAAGCTGATCAAGCCCGATGCGGCGATCTATGCGCTGGCGGCCCGCCGTTTCGGCCTGGCACCGCAGCGGATGCTGTTCATCGACGACAACGCAGCCAATATCGCGGCGGCGGCCGCGCTCGGCTGGCATACCCACCATTTCCGCGATGATGCCGCCGCGCTGCGCGCCGATCTCGAAGCGCGCGGCCTGCTCTGAACCCCACTGTTGCGGCAGCGGGCGCTTGATCTTGCCCCCTTCCGCCGCCTAGCGTCGCAGCCTTACTTCGGCGGGGAGAGCTATGGCATCGGGCGCGCAGCATGGATCGAAGGAAGCGCCGGGCCGGTTGCGTTCGATTTTCAGCGGATCGGTGGGCAATCTCATCGAATGGTACGACTGGTACGTCTATGCCGCGTTCTCGCTCTATTTCGCCTCGGCGTTCTTTCCCAAGGGCGATTCCACCGCGCAGCTGCTGAACACCGCCGCGATCTTCGCGGTGGGCTTCCTGATGCGCCCGGTCGGCGGCTGGCTGATGGGGCTCTACGCCGATCGCGCGGGGCGCAAGACGGCGCTGACCGCGTCCGTGCTGCTGATGTGCCTGGGATCGCTGATCGTCGGGCTGACGCCGGGCTATGACCGGATCGGCGTGGCCGCGCCGGTGCTGCTGGTGATCGCGCGGCTGTTGCAGGGCCTCAGCGTCGGCGGCGAATACGGCGCGAGCGCGACGTACCTGTCCGAAGTGGCCTCGGCCGAGCGGCGCGGCTTCTGGTCCAGTTTCCAGTACGTTACCCTGATCATGGGGCAGTTGCTTGCGCTGGGCGTGCTGATCGTGCTGCAACAGGTGCTGACGGAGCAGCAGCTCCACGCCTGGGGCTGGCGCGTGCCGTTCCTGATCGGCGCGGCCTGCGCCGTTGCCGCGCTGTGGCTGCGCCGGACCATGCACGAAACCGCTGCGTTCGAGCAGGAGCGCGAACACCAGCCCTCGCTGCGCCGCCTGCTCGCCCACCCGCGCGAGGTGCTGACGGTGGTGGGCCTGACCATGGGCGGTACGGTCGCGTTCTATACCTTCACCACCTATGCGCAGAAGTTCATGGTCAACACCGCCGGCTGGTCGAAGGAGGACGCGACGCTGGTCTCCGCGCTGGTGCTGGCGGGCTTCATGGTGCTGCAACCGCT
The Novosphingobium sp. EMRT-2 genome window above contains:
- a CDS encoding MFS transporter, giving the protein MASGAQHGSKEAPGRLRSIFSGSVGNLIEWYDWYVYAAFSLYFASAFFPKGDSTAQLLNTAAIFAVGFLMRPVGGWLMGLYADRAGRKTALTASVLLMCLGSLIVGLTPGYDRIGVAAPVLLVIARLLQGLSVGGEYGASATYLSEVASAERRGFWSSFQYVTLIMGQLLALGVLIVLQQVLTEQQLHAWGWRVPFLIGAACAVAALWLRRTMHETAAFEQEREHQPSLRRLLAHPREVLTVVGLTMGGTVAFYTFTTYAQKFMVNTAGWSKEDATLVSALVLAGFMVLQPLVGALSDRIGRRPLLLAFGLVGAVITVPLMRALAVTHDFWTGFALLMAALVVVSGYTAINAVVKAELFPAGIRALGVGLPYAVTVSVFGGSAEYIALWFKTEGWEDGYFWYVAGCIAVSFVVYLLMPDTRKTSRIA